CTGGGCCTCCACTGTCCTCCCGAGGCCCCGGGGACCAGGCTACAAGAACAGGGCCTGCCAGGCTGGGAGTCTACAGGGGGCCATGGCCATGTGAGTCAAGAGGGGtgaggcgggggtggggtggtaaAACAGGACTCTGTGGCAAGAAGCCCCAAGAGGCGTCCTCCCTAAATTGGGGGAAGACGCCTGAAGCCAGAGACCAGAAAATAGACAAGGGTTGCTACAATCGCATCAGGCCGAGAAAGGGATGAAATTGAAGCTTGGAGGATCTAAGTGTGACATCAGATAGGATTTACCCTTTCCTCTTGTAGGGCCTTCAGGAGAATGAGCCTGAAGACTGCTTGAAGATTTTTATTGATCCCAATGAGGTGTACTGCTCAGAGGCCTCTCCAGGCAGCGACAGCGGCATCTCTGAGGACCCTGGCTGTTCCGACAGTCCACCTGCACCGCAGCCCCCCAGCTCTCCTGCCCTCTATGAAGTTGTCTATGAGGCAGGGATCCTGGATGGGATGCAGAGGACAGCTGAGCCAAGCGTGGGGCTCATCTCCATTCAGCTAGGTCAGTGTTGTACGGGGGAAGGGAACAGTGGACCTCCAGGTCCAGCCCAGGGTGTGGAGTTAAGGGTGCTTGCACGGCCCATCCCTAGACCCTGCTGCCATCAGGGTGTGCCTCCATCTCCTTTCTCCTGGTCCCACGTGTGTCTCTCTCAGATCAGTGGAGCCCACCGTTGCTGGTGCCTGAGGCCTGCATGGTTGGCAGGCTGCCCTTGGATGCTCACCCTCCCATCCTGCCccgagctggtgctgtggctccagGGCCTGCCGACACCCTGGTGAGTCCTGggattggccagagctggggctcccTCCTACTCACATCCCAGGATACTTTGATTTCAACCCCTTGCATATGCTCGCAGAAATGAGGACGAGAGatgcaaggtgtgtgtgtggggactGTTGGAGAACCCGGCCCTGGCCTCAGCTGTTGCTGATGTTGGGGCTAAAGACCGATGGACAGAAAGGACAAGAGCAAGTGAGCCCTGGGGGCGGGGGACGGTGGTACGTCCCAGTTAGAAGGAGCAGGGCAGGGCGAGGGAATCCAAGGACAGGGCTCTAGACAAATTTGGGACCTTCTGTGTGCTGGGTGCTCAGCGCAGTCATTGTCTTAGGCTGGGGCGGGCAGGCTGCCTGGGAATCGCTGGGCAGTGGGTGCAGGGGGAGGAGCAGCAGCCGCTGGACATGAAGCAGATGATCGGTGGGCTGCTACAGTGAGGCCAGCGCAGGTGCAGCTGACAGGGGGCCTTCCGGAGGTTGCCTGGGCAGGCTCCTAGGGGCTGTACTTAGATCCCTGCTGTTCCTTTTGCCCTGAAAGCACTCCATGTGCCCAAAGGGAAGGCAACAGGTGCTGACCCTCCTTGCACAGCTGTGGTGGAAGGGGAGACCACCCAAGAACTCCCGTGAGCATCTTGGGCTGAGGCACCCTACAGAGTCTTACACTTTCATACTTCAGTGAAACACCAGGGAGTGTCTGTAGGTTTGTGTTTCTCATATTTATGCTTTTTcagttgtttttgaagatttgtttgttttgaaagtcagttatggAGAGAGtgtgacagatcttccatcgattggttcactccctagatgaccccaatggctggggctgggccaagccaaaccaaGCAGTcaggtgcttcatccaggtctcccacatgagttcagcgacacaaggtcttgggctgttttctgctgctcttcccaggccaacagcagggagctggattggaagtggaacaggacccagcatgatggctcaatagctaaatcctcaccttacaagcattgagattcccacgtgggtgccagtttgtgtcccggttgctgcacttcccttccagctccctgcttgtggcctgggaaagcagtcgaggacggcccaaagccttgggaccccgcacccgtgtggaagactcggaagttgttcctggctcctggttttggataggttcagctctggccaccacaGTTATTTGGAAAgtatctctcttgctctgtaaatctgatctgccttccaaataaaaataaatgaatctttaaaaaaaaaaaaaaaggaaatggaacagctgggacacgagagGCCATGTGAgaggccagcatcacagacagtggtTTAACCCGTTGTGACactacactttttttaaaaaaagatttatttattttattacaaagtcaggtatacagagaggaggagagacagagaggaagatcttccatcctatgattcactccccaagtgagcgcaacaaccggtgttgtgcctatctgaagccgggaaccaggaacttcttctgggtctcccacacgggtgcagggtcccaaagctttaagccatcctcgattgttttcccaggccacaagcagggagctggatgggaagtggagctgccgggattagaactggcgcctatatgggaaccagggacgttcaaggcaaggactttcagccgctaggccatggcaccaggcccaacacTACACTCTtgcttcgtttttttttttttttttaaagatttgtttattttcattacaaagtcgcatatacagagaggaggagagacagagaggaagatcttccgtccgatgattcactccccaagtgagccacaacggccggtgctgcactgatccgaagccgggaaccaggaacctcttccaggtctcccacacgggtgcaggatcccaatgctttgggccgtcctcaactgctttcccaggccacaagcagggagctggatgggaagtggagctgccgggactagaaccggcgcccatatgggatcccggggcgtgctcaaggtgaggactttagccgctaggccacgccgccgggaccctCTTGCttcgttttttaaaaatttattttttatctgaaagtccgttatacagagaggaagagagacagagaggaagatcttctatttgatattcactccccaagcggctgcaatggccagagctgagctgatccgaagccaggagcttcttccaggtctcccacgtgggtgcaggatcccaaggctttgggccgtcctcgactgcttttctagccacaagcagggagctggatgggaagcagggctgctggaattagaactggtgcccatatgggatcccagtgtgtgcaaggcaaggactttaactgttaggctactgcactgggcccctcttggtccattttaaaataaaaccctcTGAACCACATTTTCAGGATTTTGAGGAAATGGGCTGGAAGAGATCCCACTCCTCAGTAGCTCCACTAAGCAATCCCAGGAACAATAAGGGAACATCAgaaaaagccaggaaacagaaaagtCACAGCTAAGAAAAAATTCTTCTGAAGTTACAAAGTGAAGCAAAAATCTTGCTCAGAGTAATACTTGTAGGAAAGACAAAGTTCTTCCCCCGATGGGCTTGGGTTAAGCAGACACTCCGCTGGGGAGGACTTTCAGCCCAGTTGTCCTGAGAGATGTCCTTGTTTGAGGGCACAAAGTGTCTGCACCTCAGATCCCAGGGCAGAGGGGACTACTGCCCCCAGGGGACTCCCTGAGGGTCACAGGCAGCCCAGTAGCATTGTGAGTGAAAGTTGATGGCTAAAAGTGAATTGTTCTTTTGTTGTAAGAAAATCAAGCACACAGCGCTTTCTCAGCCACTGGATGTGTTTGCCTCCTCAGATGCCCTAAAGCTTGGGGAGAGCTGGCCCTGAACAAGCCCTCGCTAGCTGGTCCAGAATGCCATGGTGCTGTCTGGGGCGCCACCTCCTCTAGCCCTTCTCAGCCTCTGGTTCCTTCAGAGCTGACGTAAATTAAGTTTTCTGCTCTTGCCTTCACCTCTGGTTGGATGCAGTCCCCAATGCACACAGGAAAACAGCTCAGAAGGCGTGCAGGTGAGaggcctgggtgctgggctgactctcattctcactctcccttctctcctggccccagctgtCACGTCAGCCGTTGTTCCTGACAGATGAGGAGAAGCGCCTGCTGGGGCAGGAAGGGGTTTCTCTGCCCTCGCACCTGCCACTCACCAAGGTAACACCTTCCACTAAGCAATGCAGCCCCCAGGGAAGAGCTGGAGCGTGTGAGGAGCTTCAGGGCCTAGGACTGACACCCCCTGCGTCCCTCTTAGGCAGAGGAAAGGGTCCTCAAGAAAGTCAGGAGGAAAATCCGGAACAAGCAGTCGGCTCAGGACAGCCGGCGGCGGAAGAAAGAGTACATCGATGGGTTGGAGAGCAGGTGCGTCTGGGCTGCCAGCTCTGGCTTCGGGGACCTTCCTCCTCTGACTGCCAGGCCTGCTCCTACCTCTGCCAATCCCTAGGGTGGCAGCCTGTTCTGCACAGAACCAGGAGCTACAGAAAAAAGTCCAGGAGCTGGAGAGACACAACATGTGAGTCGTAGCACCTTATGTCCACGGGCACCTCAACACACAGGGTACCCTtctgggctctgcacccacaagtGGCTAACtggccttcctccttccccagctCCCTCGTGGCTCAGCTCCGCCAGCTGCAGTCGCTCATTGCTCAGACCTCCACAAAGGCTGCCCAGACCAGCACCTGTGTTCTGGTACCTTctgtcctcttccccctcctaccACACTTCATGCCAATACCTCCTGCGGCTCCACAACCCCTGTTCGTGCCAATACCCCCTGCGGCCCCATAATCCCTGCAACCCTAGCTGCCTTCCTTCCAATCATCCTCGTTTCCTTCCAGATCCTTCTTTTTTCCCTGGTTCTCATCATCTTGCCCAGCTTCAGCCCCTTCCAAGGCCTACCTCAAGTTGGGCCCGAGGACTACCAGGCTCATGGAGGTGAGTGGCAAAGGCAGGGAGGGCCCCCCGGTGGCAGTGGTCGGCAGCTCCGCTCTGGACCACGGTTAGGCAACAAGAGGAAGGTCCTGTCTATCCAGGGTCCCCTTACCCACTCAGAGGGGctactctttttccttttttctcctttacAGTGATTTCCAGAAATATCCTGACCCACAAGGGCATTGCCGACAATCTGGAGACCCCAGTGGCCGAGTCCAGACTCCTGGAGCCACCTGGAGCCAAGCGTGCCAATGGCTCAGCAAGGACACTGCTTGAGAAGACACGAGGGAGGCCGGGAGCCAGTGGGCGCCTCACTGCTGTGCTGCACGCAGATGAGATGTGAGCGAGGCCGGGACCCTCCTGGCCCAACTGCCATGCACCACAGGGCGCCCAGAGCTCCCCACCACAGGCTGCTTTCCCCTGCCTGGTGGCTTTGCCCTGGGGTTCTGGGGTGGGAAGGTCCCCTTAGAACACACAGGAGAGGTCTGCTTCCAGAGAGGGCACTGCGAATGCTCTCCCAATATatccatgtttttatttcttctttggggatagggtggaggaacaacagcagtgctaactcagaaataaacttttAAGCAGAAAACTGTATCCCAGAAGTTTTCAATCAATTTCAAAAGAGAAGACGGGTTACTGGTAGACGAGGAACTAAGGTTACCACCCCTTTCTCTTCCACCCTCAGGACTGCCCCAAACCCAATGACAGTGGGGAAGGAAACTATTTTACACTTTTTATTCTGCCCATTAATGATCTAGAAAAGgaaaatgggggtgggggcatCACCACAAGGCCCCCCAGACCCGAGGGCACAGATGAGTCCGCTGCGCCTCGTCTGAGTCGGAGTGTGAGCAGCTGCAGCGTCGTCAGATGGACTCGATCTGCTTCCGCACCTTCTCCAGAGCCTTTCTGTCCAGCTGTCGCTGACGGAGGATGACAAGGCAGGCAAAGACCAAGGCCACACCCAAGACGGCCCCTTCGAACTTCCAGAACAAGCGCTGTTCCATCACAGCGGAGCGGCAGCTGTGGGCGGCAGGGATGGGTTATCCCCGGAGAGGCCACAAAGCTTGTCCCCCAACCAGCCTCGGCACTGGACCTTGGGGGCGGGGCAGAGTCAGCCCACTAATTTAGTCAGTGTCATGTGGGATAAGCAGCCCTAGCAGCCAGGGATTCTACTGAAGATAACCCATGGCCACTCACAGGGCTAATCAGAAGAGCAGGGACTTTGGTTCTAAATCCCCTCCTTGTGaggccagcacgatggctcaacaggctaatcctccactttgaaGGGCTGGCGTCCCAAACAGGCACGGGTTCGTgttctggttgccccacttcccatccagctccctgcttgtggcctgggaaagcagttgaggacgacccaaagccttgggactctgaacgcacatgggagacccagaagaggatcctggttttggatcagctcagcaccagccaatgAGGCTAGAATGAAGTAACAGGATGAAAGATGATTGTGTCTCTTCTtagtaaatctgtgtttcccataaaaataaatacatctttaaaaaatttaaagcaggGAGGAAGAGGCGGGAGGAAGTACAGTCACAGGCTCAGAGCAGGTGGTCTCGGCCAGCACAGCACGCACCTTTTGAACTCATTCCTTGCAGATGGACTGCACGTGATCTTCTCCACGTGCCCCGTGGAACCACACTCAGGGATGGTTTTCTGTGGGGACAAAACGACCAAGCATGCATGTGAGGGAGGGTGCTGCAGGAGGGCAGGTTGCCACCCCAGAGGGCCAGGAGCCCCCGTGCTGGGGCCCAGCGGTGACAGGAGCTCTGATGAGGGGgttctggcagcagcgccagctGCAGAAACAGGAAAGAGACAAACCAGTAGATTAAGGCAGAGTGCATCACTACAGATCAGAAAGTGGTCAGCAGCTGCAGCCCACTGGCTCGGAGAAGGGGTGCGATTTTTTAGAGGAAAACAAGTGGCGATGGGGACACACAGTGAGACTGCGAGAAGACGATGCAAACGCTGCATCACCGGAGCAAAGCTGGGCAACAGCGAGAAAAGCCACACTCACAGTCTGGAAGGTAGAACACGCGCTGCACTCTTCGGCCACCACAAACTCTTCCACCAGCCAGCACGGCAAATTGGAGGCGCTCACTAACAAAAGAACAAACGCCGGCCCCAGACCCCATTCGCGTCTCCCCCAGGATCTGCCCCTGGGGcgcgccccttcccacctgtgctCCCGGTCTAAGGGAAAATGCGCCCGCCCGATGAGGGCTGTAGGGTTCCCGAGCACCCACCTGACAGCTTGTCCTCGGACACAGAAGCCTCGGCTTGGCTGCCGCGGGCGCGGGAGGGGAGAAAaggggccaaagtcaggagaagGCTGCCTGCCAGCAGCGCACGCCCCGCCCGCGCCGTGCGAGCACGAGCGGCCGCCCGGGCCTCCTTACCAGAGCTTGAAAGTGACGgcgcagagcagccagcacaggcGGCGGGCCTGGGGGAGGCCACGCGTCCCCGCGCCCGCAGGCATGGAGCGCTCAGGGGCGTCCCCGTGGGAACACCAGCAGCCCGCCCGGCCTCGCGCCTCGCTCCGAGCGCACGCCGCAGCCTTCGCTCCCGGAGGTTCCAAGGCCGGGCGGCCACGAGCAGGGCTGCCAGCCAGGGCGCGGGCGCTACCCGCAAGTCCCCAGACCCGCGGAAAGCCGTGGGGTACTGGCTGACGAGGCCAGCGGGGCCCCCCGAGGGAGCGCAGGCGGGGAGGCGCGGCGGCTCAGTGCTCGCTCACCTCCGCCGCCGCTCTCTGCGCGGCCATCTTGCCCCGCAGAGAATCCTGGGGCGCGCGACCCGCTTTTCCGGGATGCGGCCCCGCCGTTCCCGCTGGGAATTGTAGTTTGCGGTGTGCGGCGCGGCCCCGCCGGCCTTGTCGCGGCCCATTGGCTCGCCGCCGCGCTGCACTGTGGGATCGTTAGTCTTTGCGTGCGCGCGGAGGAAATGGCGGTGGTATTGGTATTCGACCTACTTCTACCTGGGTTGTCGCTGTCGCCTGTTGGCCTGGGTGGGCAGGGAGACTGAAGGAACAAGAAACAAACGTTGGCCTTCCGGGACTCGGGTCCCTCGTGAAGACCCCAGGATTCGCCTTTGAGTTTCGGTCTCCCCAGACGCTAAGGTGGCGGTGTCGGGATGGAGCCGAAAAGTGCACTTTGTGTTACCGACCGGAGCGAGACTACCAGAACGTGAAACGTCCTCCTTTCCCTGGGGTCGCCCTCAGCTCTGAGCAGCCGACGGCGTCCCCTGCCCTCATGTCAATGGTCGGGCACTCCGCCCCGGATCGGTCCTGTGGCTGCGTCCCCACAGCTGCTCTCCAGACTCCCTGCTCCCTCACGATGGAATATGGCCAGTGTGACAAGAGTGTGTGGAGTGGAGGGCCAAGTGTTTATCAGTTACCCAGTGTGCGCCTTCTGGCATTTCGCATACGTATGggaatatttatctgaaaggtggatttacagagaggagtcaAAAGAGTCCCCATCCGCTGGTTCTTTCCCAACAAGGGCCAGAGCggatccgatccaaagccaggagcttcctctgggtctcccacgtgggtacagggtcccaaggctttgggccgtcctcgactgctttcccaggccacaagcagggagctggatggaaagtggagcagccagtattagaactcgtgcccatatgggaccccagcactagcatgtggaggattagccagctgaccCACGATGCTCAGCCGCCTCCTCCTTGCCCCTTtcccaagagagagaaagagagacaggtatcTCTCCTGGCAATTGCCTACGGCAGGCTGAGGCTAGTTAGGTCACGGGCAGGTGGGTTTATGATGCTTGGTTTATGACACCCATGTACTTCcaatgtgggatccaggcattttAACTACCAGGGCAAGCACTCACTgctatcatatttttttttaattcaacatttAGCAAAATAAGTGATTTGTCCAAAGTAACCAAGCTATGGAGTATGAAAGCCCAGTTTCAGCTCCTAGGTCAGATTATTAAGGGATTGGTGTGGTGGcattacaggctaatcctccccctgtaacgctggcataccatatgggtgccagtccgcgtcccagctgcttcacttcccatctgtccagctcactgcaggtggcctgaggaagcagtagacCATGGaccaaatccttaggaccctgtacccatgtgggagtcctggaaaaagctcctggctcctggctttggaccagctctgctcttgccattgctgccactcgaggagtgaatcagtgaatgaaacacCTTCTCTCTcgatctcttctctttcttttaaaatctgcctttctaggcccggcacagtaccatagtgactaaagtccttgctttgaacacactgggatcccatatgggtgtcagttctaatccttgcagccccacttcccagccatctccctgcttgtggcctgggaaagcagctgcggatgaaccaaagccttgggacactgcacccacgagcgagacctggaagaggcttctgactcctggctttggattggctcagctctggacactgtggtcacttgcggagtgaatcagcagatggaaaatcttcctctctctctcctctctgtgtattgactttccagtaaaaataaacaaatcttttaaaaatttaaaagaaaaaaagattattgtCAGCTTTCTATCCCTGTTGTGTTAAACCTTGATGTAAATGCCGGACTGCAGTGACTCCAGCCACCATCTGCGGTGAGGCTTTAGTGCCTTCTCTTCTGTCTGAGTTTCCCTCCCAGTCACGTACGTTACCTGCAGCCTGGCACACATAGGGACCATGTGAGTTTCGTTTTTCTTAGATGGGCAAGCGGATACTAAAGGTACAAGTCCAGGCAGGAGCTGTGCCGGAGCAGATGAAGCTGGTGCTCAGGACAGCCGGGTCCTGTTCCGAGTGCCTGGGGTCCAGCCACAGCTCTGCGTCCCCCAGCCTCTTGCTACTGCACATCTGgtgagacagcaggtgacagctcaagtgcttgggccccgccaCCTACccgggagacccggatgggggTTCTGGTTCTGCTGCAGCGGcgtatgggaagtgaaccagcgtatAAATATACCTGGGAAACAAGCTCACAcaaaggataaagagaaggaaagaaacacattgaaaaaagacatttatttattggaactACAGAGTTACATCGAGAGAAATCCTTCATGCACtgcttcacttttttatttttagagatttttta
This window of the Ochotona princeps isolate mOchPri1 chromosome 2, mOchPri1.hap1, whole genome shotgun sequence genome carries:
- the JTB gene encoding protein JTB, whose translation is MPAGAGTRGLPQARRLCWLLCAVTFKLCQAEASVSEDKLSVSASNLPCWLVEEFVVAEECSACSTFQTKTIPECGSTGHVEKITCSPSARNEFKSCRSAVMEQRLFWKFEGAVLGVALVFACLVILRQRQLDRKALEKVRKQIESI
- the CREB3L4 gene encoding cyclic AMP-responsive element-binding protein 3-like protein 4; translation: MDLGTPDLLDAWLEPPEDVFSTGSFLQLGLHCPPEAPGTRLQEQGLPGWESTGGHGHGLQENEPEDCLKIFIDPNEVYCSEASPGSDSGISEDPGCSDSPPAPQPPSSPALYEVVYEAGILDGMQRTAEPSVGLISIQLDQWSPPLLVPEACMVGRLPLDAHPPILPRAGAVAPGPADTLLSRQPLFLTDEEKRLLGQEGVSLPSHLPLTKAEERVLKKVRRKIRNKQSAQDSRRRKKEYIDGLESRVAACSAQNQELQKKVQELERHNISLVAQLRQLQSLIAQTSTKAAQTSTCVLILLFSLVLIILPSFSPFQGLPQVGPEDYQAHGVISRNILTHKGIADNLETPVAESRLLEPPGAKRANGSARTLLEKTRGRPGASGRLTAVLHADEM